From the Meleagris gallopavo isolate NT-WF06-2002-E0010 breed Aviagen turkey brand Nicholas breeding stock chromosome 17, Turkey_5.1, whole genome shotgun sequence genome, one window contains:
- the LOC100548974 gene encoding acyl-CoA dehydrogenase family member 11-like — translation MFTLALCRLGATCRLRHGWDRCQACNCRGFSTTARQGQRVSLQEKQVGADLEMPVARREAETLFQERPEPGNQYLEDALLRSYLEAHLPPKVLEEVSQELEGFGNRLLTKIRPLGWECELNPPVFRQYDAWGQRVDHIVTCSAWKRMKEIAAEEGLVAEAYERRYSNWSRVHQAVKLYLFSTASGGFNCPLAMTDGAAKVIESLGVPASLKNAFDHLTSRDPRKFWTSGQWMTERRGGSDVANGTETVARKQPDGTYHLYGFKWFTSAADSDMALTLARIEDAEGHVKQGSGGLSLFFLRVRDEEEKLNGIQVQRLKAKLGTRQMATAELWLNGAKAELISAEGRGVASISNMLNITRIHNVIGAVASMRRMISLSRQYALKRVAFGKLLKDHPLHMQTIARMEVQTRGAFLLLMEMARLLGLAETNMASEQDQLLLRLLVPVAKLYTGKQASAIAIEAMESFGGQGYMEDTGLPVIVRDTLVLSIWEGTTNVLSLDVLRSLAKSQGQVMAVFFSTVQNKLGLASSSAELQPAVQFVQDAAGRLARFCQGAASEGAAPMELAARDFSYSLARIYAGALLIEHAARPGSSCVDVCAAQRWCRQELCPVAAELGNGSYSAEESSLDSALVYAGSPAGSRL, via the exons ATGTTTACTTTGGCTCTGTGCAGACTTGGTGCTACCTGCAGGCTGCGTCACGGCTGGGACAGGTGCCAAGCCTGCAATTGTAGAGGATTCAGCACAACGGCAAGGCAAGGCCAGCGGGTCAGCCTGCAGGAGAAGCAAGTGGGAGCAGACCTGGAAATGCCTGTTGCAAGAAGAGAAGCTGAGACCCTCTTCCAAGAGCGGCCTGAGCCCGGGAACCAGTATTTGGAGGATGCTTTGCTTCGGAGTTACCTGGAGGCACACCTTCCTCCCAAG GTACTGGAGGAggtgagccaggagctggagggGTTTGGAAACCGTCTGCTAACCAAGATCAGACCTCTAGGATGGGAATGTGAGTTGAATCCCCCCGTATTTCGGCAGTACGATGCCTGGGGGCAGCGGGTGGATCACATTGTCACCTGCTCAGCCTGGAAGAGGATGAAGGAGATTGCAGCAGAAGAGGGGCTGGTTGCTGAGGCCTATGAGAGAAGATACTCCAACTGGAG CCGTGTGCACCAGGCTGTCAAACTGTACTTGTTTTCAACTGCCTCTGGGGGTTTCAACTGTCCACTGGCCATGACTGATGGAGCAGCCAAAGTCATTGAG TCACTGGGTGTTCCTGCAtctctgaaaaatgcttttgacCATCTGACATCTCGTGACCCCAGGAAGTTCTGGACCTCTGGCCAGTGGATGACTGAGCGCCGGGGGGGCTCTGATGTTG CTAATGGCACAGAGACAGTGGCCAGAAAGCAGCCAGATGGCACGTATCATCTCTATGGTTTTAAATGGTTCACATCAGCTGCTGATTCTGATATGGCATTAACCCTAGCCAGGATAGAGGATGCTGAAGGACATGTAAAACAG GGCTCCGGCGGGCTGTCCCTGTTCTTCCTGAGGGTTCGAGATGAGGAGGAAAAGCTGAATGGTATCCAAGTGCAAAGACTGAAAGCTAAGTTGGGCACACGGCAGATGgcaacagcagagctgtggctaAATGGAGCTAAAGCAGAGCTG ATCTCTGCAGAAGGTCGTGGAGTGGCCTCCATCTCCAACATGCTGAACATAACTCGGATCCACAATGTCATTGGTGCAGTAGCTTCCATGAGAAG GATGATCAGTCTGAGCAGGCAGTATGCCCTTAAACGGGTTGCCTTCGGGAAACTCCTCAAAGATCATCCCCTGCACATGCAGACGATAGCCCGGATGGAG GTGCAGACACGAGgggcttttcttctgcttatgGAGATGGCTCGACTGCTTGGACTTGCAGAAACCAACATGGCAAGCGAGCAGGACCAGCTTCTCTTGAGACTGCTTGTGCCAGTTGCCAAACTATACACGGGGAAGCAG gctTCTGCCATTGCTATTGAGGCAATGGAGTCTTTTGGAGGACAAGGTTACATGGAGGATACAGGCTTGCCAGTCATAGTTCGTGATACTCTG GTGCTGTCCATATGGGAAGGAACAACAAACGTCCTATCACTTGATGTCCTGAGGTCCCTCGCCAAGAGTCAGGGCCAGGTGATGGCTGTGTTCTTCTCCACAGTGCAG AACAAACTGGGGTTGGCTTCGAGCAGCGCAGAGCTGCAGCCCGCAGTGCAGTTTGTGCAGGATGCCGCCGGCCGCCTCGCACGGTTCTGCCAAGGAGCTGCTTCAGAAGGGGCAGCGCCCATGGAGCTGGCAGCAAGAGACTTCTCCTACTCCCTAGCAAGGATCTACGCAG GAGCTCTGCTAATTGAGCACGCGGCTCGGCCTGGCTCCTCCTGCGTCGATGTCTGTGCCGCTCAGAG GTGGTGCAGGCAGGAACTCTGCCCcgtggctgcagagctggggaacGGCAGCTACAGCGCCGAGGAATCATCCCTGGACAGCGCCCTGGTGTACGCAGGCAGCCCCGCAGGCAGCAGGCTGTGA